In the Tamandua tetradactyla isolate mTamTet1 chromosome 24, mTamTet1.pri, whole genome shotgun sequence genome, CTATCTGTTTCAAAGCAGAACTAGTTGCTATGTGCCATTTCCAGAGTGCTCTATAAGTTTCTCCTCTTCTCCAGCTAATCAGTATTGGGCTGCCTCCTGGTTAGTCCTACCTCTCTTTTCAAGTTTCAGAGCAAATGTAATTTCCCCCATAGAGGGTTGGTTGTCCCTGCCATGCATATGACATTCAGcacatttcagagtttatttTACCTGCTGGCTTCATTTTTCCATCAGAAACTCCATGAAATAGCTGGTTATAATCCCATGCTTACCACAGTACCTGGCTCATTATAGATAGTTGATAAACAGTTTCTGAAGTGATAACTGTAGATGTAAGGTAAATATGTGTGGGTGTTTTCCTCTAGGCAAGAGAGCTAAAAGTGTACCTTCCCTAGGGAGAAGTCACTGCTGAGCAATACACTGCCAGGTAAAAGCAGACCTTTAATAGAGTATTTGCCATCTGGTGCTCAGAACCTAATGTGGTTTCCATGATAAGAAAAGTGGTTATTTAAGTGATAGAATTACCATTTATTAAAATCAGTGTTTAATCAATTCTGTCATGTAATGTGTGAAGAGATGTGCCTGCTTCCTATTGGTTTGATTTAGAAATGAGTAGGATTTAATACTTTCCTGACTCCAGGTTGTAACTATTTTATGGTACAGAGATTAAAAGCCCAGTCAGACTTGGGAGTCTGACTGCTTAGATTTGAATTCAGAATCTACCATTTATAAATGTGAAATCTTGGTGCAGTAATTTAACCACTCTGATCTtacttttctcatctctaaaatggagataagaaAAGCAACTTCCTCATAGGGTGATTGTGGGCATTGATTAAGTTAATATGTAACGAAGTCTTGCATACAGTAAGGGAGCCCAATAATTATTAGCTATTActgttgcattctggtaggtCTTTTACTCTAAGAGCAGTTTTGCACAGTCAAAGCTCAAAATGTTCATTCTTAATATCAGTTCAATTTGTCTCTGTTAGTTTTCTAGGACTTCCATAACAAAGCACCACACACCCAGCGGTGCTGAAGACAACAGAAGGTACTGCCCCATGCTCAgggagctagaagtccaaaagcaaGATGGCGGCAGGGCCACGCTCCCTCTGAAAACTCCAGGGGCAATTCTGTCCTGCCTCTTCTTAGCTTTTGGTGATTTGACGGCAACCATTCCCATTctttggcttgcagctgcagcacttcaatctctgcctacATTGTCCCATGGCCTTCTCACCTGTTCATGTCTCTTCTCAGAAGtccaccagtcatattggattgaaGGCCTACCCTACTCTAGTATGAACTCATTTTAATTGAATTAATTCAATCTGCCATGAACCTGTTTCCATGTGAGGTCACATTCCGAGGTACTggaggttaggacttcaacatccTTTTTGTTGAGGGGGAGGGAGTGTCAACCCATAACAATGTTCAACATGGAACTCTTGACTCTCGATTTTCCCTGCTATGTTTCTTCCTCACCTCAGTCTTCCTCATctcagtaaaaaaagaaaaagaaagaaaaaaatctcagtagAAATAAGTTTGTATAATTAAAATCTAGAAACACTTTCCCCATTTACGATTCCTCCACTGCATCCATTGTTTGCATCAACTCCAGCAAGAGCTTCTTAACTGGTCCTTCTGCCTTTACCTTTGCTCTTCTTCAacccttttctctcatttttaaatgcataagtcTTATTAATTTACTCTCTTGCTAGACACCCTTCCATGACGTTCCACAACTTTCAGGAGAAAATTCAAATTCCACATCATAGCCTACAAAACTATGCAGTGCCATTCATGAGCTATTATTTGCCTACCTTTTCCTTTACTCCAAACTTTGTTCACCAAAAATTTGCTCCTCAATATTTATATCTATAGTCACATTGGCCCCTTCCTGTTCCCTGACCAAAGAAAGTCCTTGCTTGCCTGCAAGGCTTGCTATTCTCTCTGCCTGAAATATTCTTCCTCAGCTCTTTCCATAGCCAGCCATCTCATCCTGAGATCTTATCTCAAATACCAAGTGCTGGGAGGTTTTGCTGACCCCTCTTACTAAGATGGCCTTCATCAGTTGTGATGGCTAATTTCATGTTTCAGCGTGGTTAGGTTATGGCATCCAGTTTTTGGTCGATCAAGCACTAGCTGATCTGCTACCATGAGGATATTGCATGCATTCAAATCATCGgtaagctgattgcatctatgaccgATTACATCTATAATTCACTAAGGGGATTGCTTTCAGCAATGGGAGATGTTTCATCCACTCAGTTGAAGGCCCTGAagagagaactgatgatttcaacagGCAGAAGCTGTTAAGTctgtggaacctggaagagaaagaagatgccaccatgtgcattgccatgtgatagaaaatcCAAGGAttaagaatcaccagcagccagcttcAAACTTCACAGCCTTTTGAAATAAAGCATCAccttgttgacaccttgattttggtcttCTCCTAGGCTCAGAGCCATGTGCCaatcaattcctgttgtttaaaccactATATCGAATAGTATTTGCTCtagtagccaggaaactaaaacatcagttatcctgtctctctctctctctctctctctctgtctgtttctttctctctctagtccactatttatttatttatttatttatttatttgcacttaTCACCATATGAAaacatgttgttatctgtatgtAGATATGTATTTTTGTTATCTGTATTTCTTGCTAGAAGGAGTTCCAAGAGGGCAGGTATCCTATCTACTTTTCACTACTGTAACTCTTGTACCTAACACAGTAACTGGCACAAAGgagaaatacaataaatatttgctggaaGAATTGAAAGACTGGGGCAAAAATTGGATTGggctggcgggccgcggtggctcagcgggcaagagtgcttgcctgccatgccggaggaccccggttcgattcccggccccagcccatgtaaaaaaaaacaaacaaacaaacaaaaaatattaaaataaacaaaatacttaaaaaaaaaaaaattggattggGGATCAAGAAACATTAGTACTTTCCATCAACTCATTAAGTGACTCACTAAGCATGGATTGAGGACCTACCGAGAGTCGTATTATGTATAATATTTGATAAGTAGGTATTATTTGTGGATATTATacattctgtgcctcagtttcttcatctgtaaaatgggaatgataacagAACTTACCTTTAAAGTTCTGAGGAAAATCAGATGAGACAATAGAACTAGAGTATTTAGTACTGGGTTTGGTACATTGTAAGTGCCTGTAAAGATTGGCTATCATCAccttcatcttcatcatcatcatcactcttTCTACAAAGTAGAGTTCTCAACACCTAGCAAATCTTTAATACATTCCTGATGAGTGATTGGGTGAATGCagttaaagaaaataacaatttaaataatttatgccAAATAAATCTCTACCTGTGTTTTATCCTTGATTATTTGAATAAGATTTTTGTTAATtctataaaaaaaatacataagcaGTAGCCAAGTCTCCAGCAAAAAATCTCTATCGTGTTcaaatttaggatattaaatatgGATTGACATTTGGATTGACATAACTTTTGAGATGAGAGCAGAGCCAAAGAGAATGTGATGGCTTTGCCTGGTTTCTGTGACACTCTTTCCAattatttctcttgtttttgAAAATCTAGAATAATCACATAAACTACTGTGAATTCCTGTCATATATCTCCACACATGATTCAGTTGAAAGATTTTCACATCATGGGCTCAGACTAGTTGTGCAGGTACACTAGGCTAGCATTTTCAGGATTGCAGGGCTCAGACTATTTGTGCAGGTACACTAGGCTAGCAGTTTCAGGATTGCAGGGCTCAGACTATTTGTGTAGGTACACTAGGCTAGCAATTTCAGGATTACAGAGCTCAGACTATTTGTGCAGGAACACTAGGCTAGCATTTTCAGGATTGCAGGGCTCAGACTATTTGTGCAGGAACACTAGGCTAGCAATTTCAGGATTGCAGGGCTCAGACTATTTGTGCAGGAACACTAGGCTAGCAGTTTCAGGATTGCAGGGCTCAGACTATTTGTGTAGGTACACTAGGCTAGCAATTTCAGGATTACAGAGCTCAGACTATTTGTGCAGGAACACTAGGCTAGCATTTTCAGGATTGCAGGGCTCAGACTATTTGTGTAGGTACACTAGGCTAGCAGTTTCAGGATTGCAGGGCTGCTTGGTGAGAAGGAGTTCCTATTGCAGTCCACTCTGACTTTTTCTGCTTTACTCTTTTAGAGGCACATTTTCCATTACTATGTTCCCATTCATTTTATGTTTCTCCATTTGGAGAGAATTTCAGAATGGAGATAATGACATAGTGTCGCATAAAACTACCCCTTCAACTGCCAATGACACTGCCTCTGTCTGTAAAGCAGGAAGGCTGGAGGGGTGTTCCTGTCGGGCCACATCAGGAGCAGCCTTCGCTCAGGTCTGCCCACTAAGCACCTCAGAAACTTAGAAGGGAATCCACAGTTCAGCAAAAATGAGGGCTTGAAAATGGCACTGTACTAAAGGCAGGATGATGTTTTCATCTTAAATCAATCCGATGTTGGGTTTTAAAAGCTCTGTAATCAATTCTTTGCAGAAAGAACACATTGAAGAGAAACTGGTGCTCATTCTAGCTCTTTCCCTCCTGCGTTCAATTACACAGCCTCTAAGTTTCCTTCCAGTTTTAATAGTCTAGGAGTCTAAAAACATACCAGAGAGATtcctattctttaattttttttcttactttttaaattttttttaaaaaataccaaaacaccaaataaacacaaacattcttaacttttgatcattccattctacatatataatcagtaattcacaatcatcacatagttgcatactcatcatcatgatcatttattggaacatttgcatctatttagaaaaagaaataaaaagaaaacagaaaaattcatacataccacgcccccctcccctccccctcaccgatcaccagcattctttaatcttttaaacatttttcatatcGAAGCATTTTTATGAGATATTTCATTTAAGATATTTGGAATCTAGATTATTTAGCAAAGGATATAGTCTTAGATTCTGAGACTGACAAATGCAGATTTTAAGAAGAGAGAGACTGTTATCTCTGCCAACCTGAAAATGAGTGTTCCAAAGACGGTGGTCACATCTGTTACACGTATTGATGGCACAGAGGGAGATCAGGTCTTCCTAGTGCTCGCTCACCTGTCATCATCTTTCCAGAAAACTGGGAAGCGGGGCTGCTGTGGGCCACTCTTTCTGCACAATTCCCTGTTCTCTTTTTTGcttaaagagtttttaaaaggtaGACAGTTGGCCCAAATGGCTCATGTTAAGGATGGGGCGTCTGAGGCTGAGGGAAATGTGGGAGGCGGAAGCACAGTGGTAGAGACAGGGATGGGCAGGAATGGGGGAAGGCAGGATTGGGATATTCTGGTGTTGACTGATAAATTACCAAAGTGTTCTAGGAGGCAAAACATACTCTCCTTTTCACATGGAAAGGATTTGCCATGGAATGATTCTCCATTCTCTACATTCTGCTTTCCTCATGTTCTGTCCTCTCAAATCTGTCTTCTCCACAGCCACGATGGTGAATTTCCTGTAGTTCAGACTTGATCATGGCAATTCCCTATTTAAAAATCTTCTGCTGACTCCTCATTGTTGCCCTACAGCAGGGTACAGCAAACTATGCCTGATGGGCCGGATTTGGTCCAATTCCTATTTTGTACGACAGCATGTTACAAATGGTTTTAATATTTGTAagtaattgaaaaaaatcaaaagaagaataatatcTTATGACTTATGAGAATCATATGAAGCTCACATTTCAATGTtcataagtaaagttttattggaccACTGTCACGCTCACTCAGTTTCATTTTGTCCATGGCTTCTTTTATACTACACAGCAGAGTTGAGACCATTTGGATCCCTAAGGCTAAAGTGTTTACCATTTGACCCTTTGCAGACAAAGTTTACTATTTGAtccttttcagaaaaagtttaTCCATCCATGCCCTATAGGATAAAATCCACTGTTACTTAATATCCTGAATAGAGGGCTTTTTCCTGCCTCTTTCCCACTATTTTCTGATTCTCCATAGTGGTACAGAGCCACCTGGGGGTTATTAGCATTGCGCTTTTCCTTCTGGCTAGAATGACCTCTCTCTTGTTTGTACTCACTGCTACCAATCACTCCTACTCAGCCTTTAAGACTCACCTCTACCATTCATTCTTCCAGAAAGCCTACTGTGACAACCCTTCAGCCCCACCTCCACCCGACTCTCAACCCCGTGCACAACCTTAAGGTTGGGTGTTATTCCTGCATGTTCTCATAATACCACAAACATAACCTATCACTGCTCTTGCCCCTTGCACTCTGCCCTCTCGTAGAGCTGTGAGCTCCCTGAGGAGAGACCACACTTTATTCACTAATATATTGCTGGCATCACATACCAAGTATATAAATGATAAAGGATTGGTGACTGACCTACTGAATCAGTTTCCCCTGAACAGAAGTCCCTGGATCTGCCAGAGGACTTTCTTGTGCCCTTATCTTCAGTGGTAGCTTCTAAAGGAAATACCAAGTATCCGTATATTATGGCGTTCCATTTCTagggctttcttcttttttcacccGTGGCCATATTCTCTCTCactttaaagcagttttattgagatacatgcacgcaccatacaatccatctaaagtgaAAAACCTGTGGCTCACCAGATATTCCcagctgtgtattcattaccacaatcgattttagaacgttttcattactccaaaaagagaaACCCCATTCCTCTTataccccctgttctagtttgctagctgccagaatgcaatataccagaaacggaatggcttttaaaaaggaaaatttaataagttgctggtttacagttctaaggccgagaaaatgtcccagttaaagcaagtctatagaaatgtccaatgaaaggcatccagagaaagatacttgggttcaagaaggtcgatgaagttcagggtttctctctcaagtcttacatttaggtctttgatccgtattgagttaattttgtataaggtgtgagagaaaggtcttctctcattcttttgcatatgaatatcctattctcccagcaccatttgttgaagaggctgttctgtcttTGTTGAGTGGACTtgctgccttgtcaaaaatcaattgaccatagatgagagggtctatttctgaactctctatttgattccattgatcagtatatctctctttatacactactatgctgttttgaccactgtagctttgtaatatgctttatagTCAGGAAAAATGAGCCCTCCaacttagttcttctttttcaagatgtttttgcctATTCAGGGCTCTTTATGCTCCCAAATAAATTAGATAGTTgacttttacatttctgcaaagtaggctctTAGAAGTTTGATTGGGAAtgagttgaatctgtaaattaatttgggtacaattgacatcttcagaatatttagtcttctaatcctttaacacagaatgtccttccacttatttaggtcttccttgatttcttttagtagtgttttgtagtttttgtgtacaggtcctttacatacttgattaaatttattcctagatatttgattccttgagttgctattgcaaatggaattttttctcaatttcctcctcagactgctcatcactagtgtacagATATACTACTGACTTTAGCATGTCagtcttgtatcccaccactttgctgaactcatttattagccctggtagctttgttgtagatttttggggactttctctatataggaaCATGCCAtcagcaaatagtgaaagttttacttcttgttttccaatttggttgccctttatttctttttttttccctaaatgttctagctagaagttctagcataatgttgaccAGCAGTGGtcacagtgggcatctttgtcttttgcagatcttagaaggaaaacaatcttaggtggttttttttttttcatatttttttgtgttgaagAAGATACCACCTatttctatctttcaaagtgcttttatcaaggatgctggattttgtcaaataccttttctgtgtcaaccaaattgatcatgtggtttttccccttccatttgttaatgtggcttattatattgattgattttttttgtaccgaaccacccttgcatacctgggataatacccacttggtcatggtgtatagttcttttaatgtgctgttggatttgatttgcaagtactatgttgaggatttttttccatctatattcattagaataattggtctataattttgttttcttgtggtatcattatctggctttggtattaggatgattttggcttcatagaatgagttaggtagtgttctgttaccagacaaaggccatagATTCTTTTGCTTGATGCACTCAATaaacaattcctgagacactggggtttcaatgagagaaagagtttattactaggtgcgtaGTAGGAGAAGATGGCCTAGCGgctcaaaatctgtcttcccaaactgcactaattctgatagttttattagagaaaagatgggcagggtttagataatgaacacagtggccccagatgatgtaattagaggcgatctgattattgagcatgcacagattgattacaaagaaaatggcggaatgaagtataggtgacttgtaggttcaagtctaagctactgtgcatgtcaggtgggcccactttggttagagcCACTCTCGATTATCAAGATAACTCtagattagttctgggctgattccagacctttcattaataaacatcagggaGACCGGCTGCTGAGACGAACGCTTCACTGGGGCAGTCTCCGCATATCATGGGGAGATAGACGCTGCTGCCTTTGATTGGCCTTGGTCCTCACAGCTCCAAAAGGAAACAGGATCTTGATAAGCTCTATGAGCTGAAATCCAAAGCTCGGCAGATTATGAACCAGTTTGGCCCCTCAGCCCTAATCAACCTTTCCaatttctcatccataaaacCGGAACCAGCCAGCACTCCTCCACAAGGCTCCATGGCCAATAGCACTACAGTAGTAAAGATACCAGGTACTCCTGGAACAGGAGGTCGTCTCAGCCCTGAAAACAATCAGGTATTGaccaagaagaaattgcaagacttAGTAAGAGAAGTGGATCCTAATGAGCAGTTGGATGAAGATGTGGAGGAGATGCTGCTACAGATCGCTGATGATTTTATCGAAAGTGTAGTGACAGCAGCTTGCCAGCTTGCTCGGCATCGCAAGtccagcaccctggaggtgaaagATGTCCAGTTGCATCTAGAGCGTCAGTGGAACATGTGGATCCCAGGATTTGGCTCTGAAGAAATCCGACCCTACAAAAAAGCTTGCACCACAGAAGCTCACAAACAGAGAATGGCATTGATCCGGAAAACAACCAAGAAATAACACACGGAAAGGTTAGGGAATGGACAACAATGTATTTGGAGATACTTGAGCTGAGGCCTCAGCCATCTCacccatggaatttttttttttaatgctttacagagaagcatatattttttattaacagtGCAGCAATATCTATAATGACTGAGAGGATctgccaaaagaataaaagcctcctacccccaaaaaaaaaataaacatcagggactgtctttagtgattaaaacactctaaaagttgaaaaactggataactgggtacaaatgaaggttagtcacaaggtttttacaatcacagaggcggaagataagggctgtacaatcattatcagagatcaagacagctggattacaatttagtgatttcaggaatttccctcttctagtccaatacaccagaaagcaaaaagtaatatctatataatgattcagtaatctaaatcatcccttaaatcctaatttctaggttaccttccctcttcttcaattttttggaagaatttaagcaggattggtatgaattcttcctggaattattggtagaattcacttgtgaagccatctggtcctggaattttcttttgggaggggaggtttttgatgactaattcaatctttttacttataatttttctgtggaggtcttctatttcttttagagaCCATCTaagtttttgtgtgtttttcttggacttgtgcatttcatctaaattttctaatttgtcAGCATAAGTTGTTCATATGATTCTCTTatgatccattttatttctgaggggtcagcagtaatgtcccctctttcatttctgattttacttattttcatcttctctcttttctattttcagCCTAGCttagggtttgtcaattttattgatcttctcaaagaagaaCTTTTGATATTGCTAATTCTCCCTATTGTttctttattctccatttcatttatttctgctttaatctttgctatttctttctttctgcttgtttgGGTAAACTcgttttctagttcttccaggtgtgcagttaggtcttt is a window encoding:
- the LOC143668413 gene encoding transcription initiation factor TFIID subunit 12, whose product is MNQFGPSALINLSNFSSIKPEPASTPPQGSMANSTTVVKIPGTPGTGGRLSPENNQVLTKKKLQDLVREVDPNEQLDEDVEEMLLQIADDFIESVVTAACQLARHRKSSTLEVKDVQLHLERQWNMWIPGFGSEEIRPYKKACTTEAHKQRMALIRKTTKK